From the Leptospira biflexa serovar Patoc strain 'Patoc 1 (Paris)' genome, one window contains:
- a CDS encoding sodium-translocating pyrophosphatase, whose translation MNVELIIIVMALVSIATAIFYAARVIRIQVGVDGGNQKETAKLKEISAAIAEGAMAFLLREYRVILLFISFMTVLIYLLLDNPNTEFNEGIYTSIAFVSGALISCLSGFIGMKIATAGNVRTAQAAKTSLSKAFRVAFDSGAVMGFGLIGLAVLGMIGLFLLFTGANPTVAKHILMESLAGFGLGGSSVALFGRVGGGIYTKAADVGADLVGKVEKGIPEDDPRNPATIADNVGDNVGDIAGMGADLFGSAAEATCAALVIGATASALADNNSALLYPLLISAIGIPASLITTFFARVKEGGNVEKALKLQLWISTFIVAGALYFATDIFMIDSFQIGDKTITKWNVYTSVALGLFAGMFIGWITEIYTSHSYKPVREVADACETGAATNIIYGLALGYKSTVVPVILLVIVIVVSNILAGMYGIAIAAIGMISTIAIGLTIDAYGPVSDNAGGIAEMAELGKEVRDRTDTLDAAGNTTAAVGKGFAIGSAALTSLALFAAFITRTQNASKEMGEGAIDLTSIELLDPLVFGGLLFGAMLPFIFSAMTMKSVGKAALDMVKEVRRQFKEIPGLMEGTAKPEYAKCVDISTSAALREMIPPGLLVLLSPIVVGYLFGVKSLAGLLAGALVSGVVLAISSANSGGAWDNAKKYIEKTAGGKGSEKHKAAVVGDTVGDPFKDTSGPAINILIKLMAITSLVFAEFFVTKGGIVLNFFK comes from the coding sequence ATGAATGTAGAGTTAATCATTATCGTCATGGCGCTTGTCTCCATAGCCACGGCGATTTTCTACGCCGCGAGGGTAATACGTATCCAAGTGGGCGTAGATGGTGGCAATCAAAAAGAAACCGCCAAATTAAAAGAAATCTCCGCCGCGATCGCAGAAGGGGCAATGGCCTTCCTTCTCAGAGAATACCGAGTCATTCTGCTTTTTATCAGCTTCATGACAGTTCTCATTTACCTTCTATTAGATAACCCCAATACAGAATTCAATGAAGGCATTTATACTTCGATCGCTTTTGTATCAGGAGCCCTCATTTCCTGCCTTTCTGGCTTTATTGGAATGAAGATTGCGACCGCAGGAAACGTGAGAACAGCCCAAGCGGCAAAAACTTCCCTTTCCAAAGCGTTCCGAGTGGCATTCGACTCGGGAGCGGTGATGGGATTTGGTCTCATCGGTCTTGCCGTTTTAGGTATGATTGGTCTTTTCCTACTTTTCACAGGTGCCAATCCGACAGTTGCCAAACACATCCTGATGGAATCCCTTGCCGGTTTTGGTCTTGGTGGATCTTCGGTTGCCCTCTTTGGTCGTGTGGGTGGCGGAATTTATACGAAAGCCGCTGACGTAGGTGCTGACCTTGTTGGAAAAGTGGAAAAAGGAATCCCAGAAGATGACCCTCGTAACCCTGCAACCATCGCGGATAACGTGGGAGACAACGTAGGTGATATCGCGGGTATGGGTGCTGACCTTTTTGGTTCTGCTGCGGAAGCCACTTGTGCGGCCCTTGTGATTGGTGCCACAGCATCTGCACTTGCGGACAATAACTCTGCACTTTTATACCCACTTTTGATCTCTGCGATTGGGATCCCAGCGTCTCTCATCACAACTTTTTTTGCACGAGTGAAAGAAGGTGGAAACGTAGAAAAAGCATTAAAACTACAACTTTGGATCTCTACTTTCATCGTTGCGGGTGCATTGTATTTTGCAACTGACATCTTCATGATCGATAGTTTTCAAATCGGCGACAAAACCATCACAAAATGGAATGTATACACTTCAGTCGCATTAGGTTTGTTTGCTGGTATGTTCATTGGTTGGATCACAGAAATTTATACTTCCCACTCGTACAAACCAGTGCGTGAAGTAGCAGATGCATGTGAAACAGGCGCGGCAACAAACATCATTTATGGTTTGGCGCTTGGTTATAAGTCCACTGTTGTTCCTGTCATTTTACTTGTGATTGTCATTGTTGTTTCTAATATCCTTGCTGGTATGTATGGAATCGCCATTGCAGCCATTGGTATGATTTCTACTATCGCGATTGGTCTTACCATTGATGCATATGGTCCAGTGTCTGACAACGCCGGTGGAATCGCTGAGATGGCAGAACTTGGAAAAGAAGTGCGTGATCGAACTGATACTTTAGATGCAGCAGGAAACACCACTGCCGCTGTTGGTAAAGGATTTGCAATTGGATCTGCGGCTCTCACTTCCCTTGCACTTTTTGCTGCCTTTATCACAAGAACACAAAATGCTTCCAAAGAAATGGGTGAAGGTGCGATTGATTTAACTTCTATCGAACTTCTCGATCCATTGGTTTTTGGTGGTTTACTGTTTGGAGCAATGCTTCCTTTTATTTTCTCTGCGATGACGATGAAGTCTGTTGGGAAAGCAGCTCTTGATATGGTAAAAGAAGTTCGTCGCCAATTCAAAGAGATCCCTGGTCTTATGGAAGGAACAGCAAAACCTGAGTATGCAAAATGTGTGGATATTTCCACTTCTGCGGCTCTCCGTGAAATGATCCCTCCAGGTCTCCTTGTTCTCCTTAGCCCTATCGTTGTGGGTTATTTATTTGGAGTGAAGTCTCTTGCCGGCCTACTTGCAGGTGCACTTGTTTCTGGTGTGGTGCTTGCGATCTCTTCTGCCAACTCTGGTGGAGCTTGGGACAACGCTAAAAAATACATCGAAAAAACTGCTGGTGGAAAAGGTTCTGAAAAACACAAAGCAGCAGTGGTTGGTGATACAGTTGGTGATCCGTTCAAAGATACATCAGGACCTGCGATCAACATTCTCATCAAACTAATGGCTATCACATCACTCGTGTTTGCTGAGTTTTTTGTCACAAAAGGTGGAATTGTTTTAAACTTCTTCAAATAA
- a CDS encoding tetratricopeptide repeat protein has protein sequence MILRSRRIWQFSVLVTSLFLPLYPILAEPEALNPVKAFYGYEDLLRMAEDKIVQETPAKAFDFLIKAKELNPDPDYRYYNLQAQAHMKLGQVFDGIHAYEESIKRKKDQLDLVLFVADFYEKEKKPRESLYYTKFYLEQKPKAKYRLYLAAILSRQLGLETDYESYMQILENDKTFDSEKEALQTSLLKNIKNRKWKEADDLSLRYLVYFPREEGMYETLILARRGRNSELLEQAYIWTATVFLKETRYFTRYGVYLQEKERYLEALSLFRRGFYNLLKYDPNSDAKEILFLVRQSYANLGKDRDTLAIDSLVKDFQNQKNLTATELENHMSTYRKNREYLLFCIYWFSTRDTDKTNEYRKRLRERDLEFEESEFLRVMGPFAALPQEL, from the coding sequence ATGATACTTCGGTCTAGGAGAATATGGCAATTTAGTGTTCTGGTAACAAGTCTATTTCTGCCCTTGTACCCAATTTTAGCGGAACCAGAAGCCCTAAATCCCGTTAAAGCCTTTTATGGTTATGAGGACCTGCTTCGTATGGCCGAGGACAAAATTGTCCAAGAAACACCAGCCAAAGCTTTCGATTTTCTCATCAAAGCCAAAGAACTGAATCCTGACCCAGACTACCGGTATTACAATCTACAAGCCCAGGCCCATATGAAACTGGGACAGGTCTTTGATGGGATCCATGCCTACGAAGAATCCATCAAACGAAAAAAAGACCAATTGGATTTGGTATTGTTTGTCGCAGATTTTTATGAAAAAGAGAAAAAACCGAGAGAATCCTTATACTATACGAAATTTTATTTAGAACAAAAACCCAAAGCTAAGTACAGATTGTATCTTGCCGCGATTCTTTCCAGACAACTCGGACTCGAAACTGATTACGAATCCTATATGCAAATTTTGGAAAATGACAAAACCTTTGATTCGGAAAAGGAAGCACTGCAAACAAGCCTTCTCAAAAATATCAAAAACAGAAAATGGAAAGAAGCAGATGATTTGAGCCTTCGATACTTGGTTTATTTCCCACGAGAAGAAGGAATGTATGAAACATTGATCCTGGCAAGGCGCGGACGTAATTCCGAGTTACTGGAACAAGCCTACATTTGGACAGCCACTGTGTTTTTGAAAGAAACGAGATACTTCACACGGTATGGAGTTTACCTCCAAGAAAAAGAAAGGTATTTGGAAGCACTCAGTTTGTTCCGCCGAGGTTTCTATAACCTTTTGAAATATGATCCCAATTCCGATGCCAAAGAAATTTTATTTCTCGTACGCCAAAGTTATGCGAATCTCGGAAAAGACCGTGATACCTTGGCAATTGACTCCCTTGTCAAAGATTTCCAAAATCAAAAAAATCTCACAGCGACAGAATTAGAAAACCATATGTCAACCTATCGTAAAAACAGAGAGTATTTACTGTTTTGCATTTACTGGTTTTCCACCCGAGATACGGACAAAACGAATGAATATAGAAAACGACTGCGAGAAAGGGATTTGGAATTTGAAGAATCAGAATTCCTGCGAGTGATGGGACCGTTTGCCGCTCTCCCGCAGGAATTGTAA
- the acs gene encoding acetate--CoA ligase — MPKERIVAPSKEFAKLANVSLKEYKSKYKESIEKPEKFWAEQAKRLTWFKKWTKVLRHDFAKAKVEWFVGGKLNVSYNCLDRHLDSPLKNKAALIWEGDNPDESKVLTYHDLHREVNHFANVLKKFKVKKGDRVLIYLPMVPELAIATLACTRIGAVHSVVFGGFSPEALLGRIEDCKPTLVITADGGYRGGKPIELKKNVDAALAETKFKVNDVIVVKRTGDEGNLNWKEGRDHWYHYLMKDPEVKKECPAVPMESEDPLFILYTSGSTGKPKGVLHTTAGYLLGANLTFATIFDYKDTDTYWCTADIGWITGHSYILYGPLSNGATSLMFEGVPSYPDMGRFWDVIDKYKVTVFYTAPTAIRALMREGLEHIKKRSLASLRLLGSVGEPINPEAWEWYYANIGKSKCPIVDTWWQTETGSIMISGIPGAIPQKPGSASWPFYGIQPVLVDNEGVELKGKGEISGNLCIAKPWPSMMRGVYGDPKRFFDTYFSQFKGYYFTGDGANRDKEGYFRITGRVDDVLNVSGHRIGSAEVESALVEHKSVAEAAVVGFPHDIKGQGIYAYVTVKQGVVTNDLLKKELIAMVEKVIGKIARPDVIHWAPGLPKTRSGKIMRRILRKIANNEFDTLGDISTLADPSVVQSLIDDKKKYHS, encoded by the coding sequence ATGCCGAAAGAAAGAATCGTGGCACCATCCAAAGAATTTGCCAAACTTGCAAACGTTAGCTTAAAAGAATACAAATCCAAATACAAAGAATCCATTGAAAAACCAGAGAAATTTTGGGCAGAACAAGCAAAACGCCTAACATGGTTTAAAAAATGGACCAAAGTTCTGAGACACGACTTTGCAAAAGCAAAAGTAGAATGGTTTGTGGGGGGAAAACTCAATGTCTCTTATAATTGTTTAGACCGCCACCTTGACTCTCCCTTAAAAAACAAAGCCGCTCTCATATGGGAAGGTGACAATCCCGACGAATCCAAAGTCCTCACCTATCACGACTTACATAGAGAAGTGAATCACTTTGCCAATGTACTAAAAAAATTCAAAGTGAAGAAAGGAGACCGAGTTCTCATCTACCTTCCGATGGTCCCAGAACTTGCCATCGCCACACTTGCTTGTACTCGCATCGGGGCCGTGCATTCCGTTGTCTTTGGGGGATTTTCTCCAGAAGCACTCCTTGGTCGTATCGAAGATTGTAAACCAACTCTTGTCATCACAGCCGATGGTGGATACCGTGGTGGCAAACCCATCGAACTGAAAAAAAATGTCGATGCTGCCCTCGCTGAAACCAAATTCAAAGTGAATGATGTGATTGTCGTCAAACGAACGGGTGATGAAGGCAATCTCAATTGGAAAGAAGGTCGTGACCATTGGTATCACTACCTCATGAAAGACCCTGAAGTGAAAAAAGAATGCCCCGCTGTTCCTATGGAATCGGAAGACCCACTCTTCATCCTTTACACATCTGGTTCCACGGGAAAACCAAAAGGGGTCCTCCATACCACCGCCGGGTATTTGTTAGGTGCCAATCTAACATTCGCTACTATCTTTGATTACAAAGACACGGATACATACTGGTGTACGGCAGACATTGGTTGGATCACGGGTCATAGTTATATATTGTATGGACCACTCTCCAATGGTGCTACTTCCTTGATGTTCGAAGGGGTTCCGAGTTACCCTGACATGGGTCGATTTTGGGATGTGATTGATAAATACAAAGTCACCGTATTTTATACCGCACCGACGGCCATTCGGGCACTCATGCGAGAAGGTCTAGAGCATATCAAAAAGCGATCACTCGCATCACTGCGGTTACTTGGTTCTGTGGGAGAACCCATTAACCCAGAAGCTTGGGAATGGTATTATGCTAATATTGGAAAATCGAAATGCCCGATTGTGGATACATGGTGGCAAACAGAAACTGGATCCATTATGATCTCAGGGATTCCGGGAGCCATTCCGCAAAAACCAGGATCGGCCAGTTGGCCATTTTATGGAATCCAACCAGTACTTGTGGACAACGAAGGGGTGGAACTGAAAGGCAAAGGTGAAATTTCAGGCAATCTTTGTATCGCGAAACCTTGGCCTTCGATGATGCGCGGAGTGTATGGAGATCCGAAACGATTCTTTGATACCTACTTCTCTCAATTCAAAGGCTATTATTTCACAGGGGATGGGGCCAATCGTGATAAAGAAGGATACTTTCGCATCACAGGGCGAGTCGATGATGTCCTCAATGTCTCAGGGCATCGGATTGGATCGGCAGAAGTGGAAAGTGCCCTTGTGGAACACAAATCGGTGGCGGAAGCGGCTGTTGTGGGTTTCCCACATGACATCAAAGGCCAGGGAATTTATGCCTATGTCACGGTGAAACAAGGGGTTGTCACAAACGACCTACTGAAAAAAGAACTCATTGCGATGGTGGAAAAGGTGATTGGAAAAATAGCGAGGCCAGATGTGATCCATTGGGCCCCAGGACTTCCTAAAACTCGGTCTGGTAAAATCATGCGTCGAATTTTACGGAAGATTGCCAATAACGAATTTGATACGTTAGGTGACATTAGTACACTTGCCGATCCATCCGTTGTCCAATCGTTAATTGATGATAAGAAGAAATACCATAGTTAA
- the folE gene encoding GTP cyclohydrolase I FolE, whose amino-acid sequence MENLIEEILKQIGEDPNREGLVKTPNRVKKAYDFLTSGYKADINQLVNGAIFEENTTGMVLVRDIEMYSLCEHHLLPFYGRAHVAYIPNKKIIGISKIPRIVDVFARRLQVQERLTDQIAQAIQETLDPLGVGVVIKAKHLCMMMRGVEKQNSELFTSSLLGLFKTDPTTRSEFLDLIRTGSH is encoded by the coding sequence ATGGAAAACTTAATCGAAGAAATCCTAAAACAAATTGGTGAAGATCCAAACAGAGAAGGTCTCGTCAAAACTCCTAATCGAGTGAAAAAAGCTTATGATTTTTTAACGAGTGGGTACAAGGCAGACATCAACCAATTGGTCAATGGCGCCATTTTTGAAGAAAATACCACAGGTATGGTTTTGGTTCGTGATATTGAAATGTATTCCTTATGCGAACACCACTTACTCCCTTTTTATGGAAGGGCTCATGTCGCATACATTCCCAATAAAAAAATCATTGGGATCAGTAAAATTCCACGAATCGTAGATGTGTTTGCCAGAAGACTGCAAGTACAAGAAAGACTTACCGACCAAATTGCACAGGCCATCCAAGAAACATTGGACCCTTTGGGTGTTGGTGTTGTCATCAAAGCAAAACATTTGTGTATGATGATGCGAGGAGTCGAAAAACAAAACTCAGAATTATTCACTTCCAGTTTGCTTGGTCTCTTCAAAACGGATCCTACTACTCGAAGCGAATTTTTAGATCTCATCCGAACCGGATCGCACTAA
- a CDS encoding glycosyltransferase family 4 protein yields MQKKIGYDARMIENSGIGIRIQHILKFWPIPSKEAELFIFGDPNRLNKYDLPKHAKIIPYFTPIYSPKEFFGHPQMAEMDILDIPHFNVPLRYLRKCIVTIHDLIPYHFKEAHGSILKRLYLQIVLRSIKWFARHIIAVSQYTKDDLIKCFGYRRETITVVFNGIDLNNFTKRPQPKVNAFLKEFQLPKEYLFTVGIGKAHKNFPFLLSNLESLWKKQSLKLPLVIGGISKEIPEELLTFQKQNPHRIYFLEHLPYDLLPLAYQGAHLFLYPSLFEGFGFPVLEAQAMGTVVLSSNASVLPEVLLDSAEYFDPNDDESFQLNLLALLSDGKRQKAFQTKGIQNSHRFLWKNVLKPYYQVHQTKETESN; encoded by the coding sequence ATGCAAAAAAAAATTGGCTATGATGCAAGGATGATCGAAAATTCTGGGATTGGAATTCGCATCCAACATATCTTAAAATTTTGGCCTATCCCATCTAAAGAAGCTGAACTTTTTATCTTTGGAGATCCCAACCGTTTAAACAAATACGATCTACCAAAACACGCTAAAATTATTCCCTATTTTACCCCCATCTATTCTCCAAAGGAATTTTTCGGCCATCCTCAAATGGCAGAGATGGATATCTTAGACATCCCTCATTTCAATGTGCCACTTCGTTACCTTAGGAAATGCATTGTTACCATCCATGATTTGATCCCTTATCATTTCAAAGAGGCTCATGGTTCCATTCTCAAACGATTGTACTTACAAATCGTACTCCGTTCCATCAAGTGGTTTGCACGCCACATCATCGCTGTCTCTCAGTACACAAAAGATGATTTGATCAAATGTTTTGGGTATCGTAGGGAAACAATAACAGTTGTTTTTAACGGAATCGATCTAAACAATTTTACAAAGCGACCACAGCCAAAGGTGAATGCCTTTCTCAAAGAATTCCAATTACCAAAAGAGTATCTTTTTACAGTTGGGATAGGAAAGGCACATAAAAACTTTCCTTTTTTATTGTCCAATCTAGAGTCACTATGGAAAAAACAGTCTCTGAAACTACCCCTGGTCATTGGTGGGATCAGTAAAGAAATCCCAGAAGAATTGTTAACCTTTCAAAAACAAAATCCCCATCGGATTTATTTTTTAGAACATTTACCGTACGATTTGTTACCCCTTGCTTACCAAGGAGCCCATTTATTTCTCTATCCATCTCTCTTTGAAGGATTTGGATTTCCTGTCCTCGAAGCACAAGCCATGGGAACGGTTGTCCTTTCTTCCAATGCCAGTGTCCTTCCTGAAGTGTTGCTGGATTCTGCCGAATACTTTGATCCAAATGATGATGAGAGTTTCCAATTGAATCTGCTTGCCCTCCTTTCGGATGGAAAGAGGCAAAAAGCATTCCAAACGAAAGGAATCCAAAATTCTCATCGTTTCCTTTGGAAAAATGTCCTAAAACCATACTACCAAGTTCACCAAACAAAAGAAACCGAAAGCAATTAG
- a CDS encoding WbuC family cupin fold metalloprotein, with protein MQEIQIIDSDLIGSLVTKAKNAERKRTNHNFHEPQEVYQRFLNVLSKNTYISPHRHLSDPKPETFVVLEGEIGFLIFQENGDLQEFHKLSSKGPKRGIDLQPGVWHSLVCLTDTAVCFEGKSGPYDPNVDKEFHPKFPLEGDPKVVETIQHFESLFV; from the coding sequence TTGCAGGAAATACAAATCATTGATTCTGATTTAATCGGATCCCTCGTCACAAAAGCAAAAAACGCAGAACGAAAACGCACCAATCACAACTTTCACGAACCACAGGAAGTGTACCAAAGGTTTCTGAATGTTTTATCAAAAAATACTTACATTTCACCTCACAGACATTTGTCGGATCCAAAACCGGAAACCTTTGTTGTGCTCGAAGGCGAAATCGGTTTTTTAATCTTTCAGGAAAATGGAGATCTCCAAGAATTCCATAAACTTTCTTCCAAGGGACCGAAACGTGGGATCGACCTGCAACCAGGTGTGTGGCATAGTTTGGTTTGTCTTACGGATACAGCCGTTTGTTTTGAAGGGAAATCAGGACCGTATGACCCAAACGTAGACAAAGAATTCCACCCCAAATTCCCGTTAGAGGGAGATCCGAAAGTAGTGGAAACCATCCAACATTTTGAGTCACTCTTTGTATGA
- a CDS encoding alpha/beta hydrolase family esterase, whose protein sequence is MIRNRYEIFRLHLILILMIPFSFFCKSLPSVVPVKDHTLESIVSDGIVRTFRYYIPKNRSETKLPVVFILHGGGGSGEGMIYLSRMSEKAEEYGFIAVYPDGYANRWNDGRKIAHSLTDKRNTKDVEFFRDMVRFIDLKIPVDYSRIHAVGISNGGFMTQRLLCEADDLFRSVYSVAAVTSKGLVEICPSPRAKSIGFIMGTADDVIPYSGGTVSIPKDMSPNASRIPAGEVLSFTDSLKFWSSNFTCKEESKAKKRHLNKFWKRDIEYTKFSDCSTDEVVEGYLIPGGGHIWPNGFFYQNEKQYGYLSKDLDTREIVIQFFRRTDSKEKLVDNASFGN, encoded by the coding sequence ATGATTCGAAACAGATATGAAATCTTTCGTCTCCATTTAATCCTTATATTGATGATCCCCTTTTCCTTTTTTTGTAAATCTTTACCTTCTGTGGTTCCCGTGAAAGACCATACATTGGAGTCTATTGTTTCGGATGGGATTGTTCGTACCTTTCGGTACTACATTCCTAAGAATCGCTCTGAAACCAAACTTCCCGTTGTTTTCATTTTGCATGGCGGTGGCGGGAGTGGGGAAGGTATGATTTACCTTTCCAGAATGTCGGAGAAAGCGGAAGAATATGGATTTATCGCGGTTTATCCAGATGGTTACGCGAACCGTTGGAATGATGGACGTAAGATCGCTCACTCTCTGACAGACAAACGAAACACCAAAGATGTAGAATTTTTTCGAGACATGGTTCGTTTCATTGATTTAAAAATTCCTGTTGATTATAGCCGTATCCATGCCGTTGGGATTTCCAACGGTGGATTTATGACACAACGTTTGTTATGCGAAGCAGATGATTTATTTCGATCTGTTTATTCTGTTGCCGCTGTCACCTCGAAAGGTCTTGTCGAAATTTGTCCGAGTCCCAGAGCAAAATCCATTGGTTTTATCATGGGTACAGCAGACGATGTGATTCCCTATTCTGGTGGTACTGTTTCCATCCCAAAAGACATGAGTCCCAATGCCAGTCGGATCCCCGCAGGTGAAGTTTTATCCTTTACTGATTCTCTGAAATTTTGGAGTTCCAATTTTACCTGCAAAGAGGAGTCGAAAGCAAAAAAAAGACATTTAAACAAATTTTGGAAACGTGATATCGAATACACAAAATTCTCTGATTGTTCCACGGATGAAGTTGTGGAAGGGTATTTGATCCCGGGTGGAGGTCATATTTGGCCCAATGGATTTTTTTACCAAAATGAAAAACAGTACGGATATTTAAGTAAGGACTTGGATACACGAGAGATTGTGATACAATTTTTCCGAAGGACCGATTCTAAAGAAAAGTTGGTAGACAATGCATCATTCGGAAATTAG